The genomic window CGAATAATCCTGAAGTCGTCAATATTGATTTAACGCCTGAATATCGCAATAACCTCAAAAAACTAGCGAAGAAATATCGCAATATTCGTTCTGATACTCAGGTAGTCATTGAGGCATTACAACAAGGCTATCGATTAGGCGATCGGCTTTCTGGTTTTGGATCTAACCTTTATGTTTACAAGGTTAGAGCCAAAAATAGTAATATCCAGAAAGGAAAAAGTGGCGGCTATCGCATTATTTATTTGCTCGAATCAGAAACCAGTATTTTGTTGTTGACGATTTATAGCAAATCTGAGCAAGAAGATATGACAACGGAGCAAATTCAAACGATTTTAGAGGAGCTGTATGAATCAGAATGAATAGGGAGCATCTGAATCACGAACAGTTCTCCCCCCTCCCCGATGTCTTGGGGAGGGGGCCGGGGGGGTCTTTCTCGTGACGCGGCTGAAGCCCCCTCACGAGGAAAAACATCATCCCATTTGCCACAAAAAAGCAGCCTCGGAAAAGGCTGCTTTTTCTCACTTAAGGCTTTACTCCACTGTCACTGACTTGGCTAAATTACGCGGTTGATCCACGTCTAAACCGCGTCGCGCTGCAATGTGATAGGCGAGTAACTGTAACGGGATGACGGCTAAAATCGGTGAGAGTAACTCATCTACAACGGGCACTTGTAAGACATTGTTAAAAATCTCCGCTGCATCAAACCCATTTTGCGGGGTGACCCCAATCAGTCGGGCATCCCGCGCTTTTGCTTCTTGGGCGTTGGAAATCACTTTCTCGTACACGGTTCCCGGCATGGCGATCGCCACTACCGGGACTTTCGCATCCAACAGGGCGATCGGTCCATGTTTCATCTCCCCTGCTGGATATCCTTCCGCATGGATATAGCTGATTTCCTTCAGTTTCAACGCCCCCTCTAAGGCGATCGGGAAATTAATCCCCCGTCCTAAGAAGATAAAATCCTGAGTCTCGGCAAATTCATGGGCCAACTCCTCAATACTACCCTCTTGAGAACTCAGCACCTGTTCGATTTGTGCCGGAAGTTGGCGCAACCCCTGGATAATCTCCTCGATTCGCGCTTCCGGGAGGGTTTTGCGTTGATAGGCCAAGTCTAAGGCTAAACTATAAAATGCCATCAACTGAGCGACAAACGTCTTCGTTGCCGCCACCCCGATTTCAATTCCAGCATGGGTATTAATAATGTCCGGGACGAGATTCCCCAAGGAAGACTCAGGACGATTCGTAATCCCCAACAGGCGCGCTTTATAAGCAGCAGACAGTCCCGTTCGGCGCTGGTTTTCCATGGCTAGGGCCGCCAGAGTATCCGCCGTTTCCCCGGACTGACTGATGCCGACTGCCAGGGTATAGGGTCGCAATGGTGCCGGTGCGTAGCGATATTCTGAGGCATAGTTGACCGAGGTGGGAATTCCCGCCAACTGTTCTAGGAGGTATTTCCCGACTAACCCGGCGTGCCAACTGGTGCCACAGGCGAGGATTTCAATCTGTTGCAAATCCTGGTACAGTTCCGGATTAATCCCCAAATTGATTGGCGCAACTTGATTATCCCCCGGTTGCCACTCCCGGTTAAAATAGGCTTCCAAACAGGTGCGGACTACTGCCGGTTGTTCGTAGATCTCCTTATGCATGAAGTGGCGGAATCCTTGTTTTTCCACCAAGACTGGGTTGAGGTTGAGGAGGCGGGGGGTTTTTTTGAGCCGATCGCCTGCAAAGTTATAAACCTCGACCCCTAACGGCGTCAACCGGGCCATTTCTTCATTTTCCAAGGACAAAACCGCCCGGGTATAGGGCACGATCGCCGGAGTATCCGAGGCACAGAAAAATTCCCCCTGGCCAAATCCCACCACTAAAGGGGCCTGCTGTCGGGCGACAATCAGTTCATCGGGGTAGTCCGCACAAATCACGGCGATCGCAAATGCCCCCTCTAACTTATTCACCGCCTTGCGTACCGCCTCGAAAAACTGGGAGATTAACGGCATAAACCCCGGTGCATCCACCATCGGTTCCGCCATCAACTCGGCAATTAAATGGGGGATGACCTCTGTATCCGTATCGGACCGAAATTCATGACCTCTACCCTTGAGTTCCTCGCGCAACTCCCGATAATTTTCAATAATCCCATTTTGAACCACCGCAACTTTTCCGTGGTTGTCTGTATGGGGATGGGCGTTGTATTCCTCCGGTTTACCGTGAGTCGCCCAACGGGTATGTCCGATACCGATTTGAGCGGGATTGTCAATGCCTTGGATTTTTTCTCGCAGGTTGTGGAGTTTGCCTTTTGCCCGGACACAATTGAGTTTACCGTCCCAAATCGTGGCCACCCCTGCTGAATCGTAACCGCGATATTCTAGTTTTTCCAATCCGGCGAGTAAAACTTCGTTCGCCGCTTGAGTGCCAATATAGCCAACAATTCCGCACATTTATCCGTTAACTCCTCTCGATACGGTGCAATGGATAGAATTTTAGTTTTTCCGTGCTGTTTCTGCTATAATTGCATCCCTTTATAGTTTCCTAACGTCTCAAGTGGCGATCGCCCGGTATGAGCAGAAATCGACAGCGCGATCGTGGATGC from Laspinema palackyanum D2c includes these protein-coding regions:
- a CDS encoding type II toxin-antitoxin system RelE/ParE family toxin; amino-acid sequence: MPNNPEVVNIDLTPEYRNNLKKLAKKYRNIRSDTQVVIEALQQGYRLGDRLSGFGSNLYVYKVRAKNSNIQKGKSGGYRIIYLLESETSILLLTIYSKSEQEDMTTEQIQTILEELYESE
- the glmS gene encoding glutamine--fructose-6-phosphate transaminase (isomerizing), encoding MCGIVGYIGTQAANEVLLAGLEKLEYRGYDSAGVATIWDGKLNCVRAKGKLHNLREKIQGIDNPAQIGIGHTRWATHGKPEEYNAHPHTDNHGKVAVVQNGIIENYRELREELKGRGHEFRSDTDTEVIPHLIAELMAEPMVDAPGFMPLISQFFEAVRKAVNKLEGAFAIAVICADYPDELIVARQQAPLVVGFGQGEFFCASDTPAIVPYTRAVLSLENEEMARLTPLGVEVYNFAGDRLKKTPRLLNLNPVLVEKQGFRHFMHKEIYEQPAVVRTCLEAYFNREWQPGDNQVAPINLGINPELYQDLQQIEILACGTSWHAGLVGKYLLEQLAGIPTSVNYASEYRYAPAPLRPYTLAVGISQSGETADTLAALAMENQRRTGLSAAYKARLLGITNRPESSLGNLVPDIINTHAGIEIGVAATKTFVAQLMAFYSLALDLAYQRKTLPEARIEEIIQGLRQLPAQIEQVLSSQEGSIEELAHEFAETQDFIFLGRGINFPIALEGALKLKEISYIHAEGYPAGEMKHGPIALLDAKVPVVAIAMPGTVYEKVISNAQEAKARDARLIGVTPQNGFDAAEIFNNVLQVPVVDELLSPILAVIPLQLLAYHIAARRGLDVDQPRNLAKSVTVE